The following are from one region of the Carassius auratus strain Wakin chromosome 43, ASM336829v1, whole genome shotgun sequence genome:
- the LOC113061311 gene encoding extracellular calcium-sensing receptor-like: MLLFLYTLTLFNHFHTKAEKILCQMMGDAKYPLLSKDGEATIGGIFAMHSKETLPSFEFTQKPQPLLCSSVNLPDFRLAQIMIFAIEEINRSQMLLPNVSIGYQIYDTCSSRMSSMSATMGLMNGPEFAAGETCNGESSIHAIIGETESSATVILSRTTGPFKIPVISHTASCECLSNRKDHPSFFRTISSDYHQSRALAYIVKHLGWSWVGTVNSDNDYGNYGMAIFLNTAQKEGICVEYSERFYRTEPEKLKKVVDTIKKGTAKVIVAFVSFIEMGLLIDQLNTLNITGLQIIGVEGWITSKSLITPKSFQVMGGSLGFALRKINLEGFSDYVVKEFWDTAFPCSQIKGNISQHEINCSKYQDLLALKKYNEDVPEQRYSSHVYKAVYAVAHSLHSLLKCKEQEGCEKDLTIQPQQVVEALKKVNFTVKFGDRVWFDRTGAAVAQYEVVNWQQDSDGSLHFKSVGYYDASLPPDQQFVLKTENIIWAKGQLEKPNSVCSESCLPGTRKAAQKGRPVCCYDCIPCAEGEISNETDSNNCKQCPREYWSNAEKTKCVLKAVEFLSFTEVMGIVLAFFSLFGAGLTALVAILFYRMRDTPIVKANNSELSFLLLFSLTLCFLCSLTFIGQPNEWSCMLRHTAFGITFVLCISCVLGKTIVVLMAFKATLPGSNVMKWFGPAQQRLSVLALTFIQILICVLWLTISPPFPYKNMKYFKEKIILECSLGSSISFWAVLGYIGLLAVLCFILAFLARTLPDNFNEAKFITFSMLIFCAVWITFIPAYVSSPGKYTVAVEIFAILASSFGLLFCIFAPKCYIILLKPDQNTKKHMMGKTF; encoded by the exons ATGCTTCTCTTTCTTTACACACTCACACTTTTCAATCACTTTCACACAAAGGCAGAAAAAATACTTTGCCAAATGATGGGAGATGCGAAGTACCCACTACTTTCAAAGGATGGTGAAGCAACTATTGGAGGAATTTTTGCAATGCACAGTAAAGAAACTTTACCTTCATTTGAGTTTACACAAAAACCTCAGCCTCTCTTATGCTCCAG TGTGAATCTACCAGATTTTAGGCTGGCTCAAATAATGATCTTTGCCATTGAAGAGATAAATAGAAGTCAAATGTTGCTCCCAAATGTTTCTATTGGTTACCAAATATATGATACCTGTAGTTCAAGAATGTCTTCTATGAGTGCAACTATGGGACTGATGAATGGTCCAGAGTTTGCAGCAGGGGAGACATGTAATGGAGAATCTTCTATACATGCTATCATAGGAGAAACAGAGTCTTCTGCCACAGTTATTCTGTCCAGAACTACAGGACCTTTTAAAATTCCAGTG aTAAGTCACACAGCCTCGTGTGAATGTCTCAGTAATAGGAAAGATCACCCCTCATTCTTCAGGACAATTTCTAGTGATTACCACCAGAGCAGAGCACTTGCATACATTGTCAAGCACTTAGGCTGGTCTTGGGTGGGAACAGTGAACAGTGACAATGACTATGGAAACTATGGGATGGCCATATTTCTAAATACAGCACAGAAAGAGGGGATTTGTGTAGAGTACTCTGAGAGATTCTATCGAACAGAGCCAGAAAAACTTAAAAAAGTGGTAGATACAATAAAAAAAGGCACTGCAAAAGTGATTGTtgcatttgtttcatttattgAGATGGGCTTACTTATTGATCAGTTAAATACTCTGAATATTACAGGCCTCCAAATAATTGGAGTGGAAGGATGGATAACATCAAAGAGTCTGATTACTCCAAAGAGTTTTCAGGTGATGGGAGGGTCTCTGGGGTTTGCATTGAGAAAAATAAACTTGGAAGGGTTTTCTGATTATGTTGTAAAAGAATTTTGGGACACAGCTTTTCCATGCTCACAGATTAAGGGGAATATCTCTCAACATGAGATAAATTGCAGCAAATATCAAGATCTACTTGCACTGAAAAAGTACAATGAAGATGTGCCTGAACAAAGATATTCAAGTCACGTCTACAAAGCAGTTTATGCTGTGGCTCATTCACTGCACAGTCTACTAAAGTGCAAAGAACAAGAAGGTTGTGAGAAAGACCTGACTATACAACCACAGCAG GTGGTTGAGGCGctgaaaaaagtaaattttactGTGAAGTTCGGAGATCGTGTGTGGTTTGACAGAACTGGTGCCGCAGTAGCCCAATATGAAGTTGTGAACTGGCAGCAGGACTCTGATGGATCATTACATTTCAAATCAGTGGGATACTATGATGCCTCATTGCCCCCTGACCAACAATTTGTGCtcaaaactgaaaacataatCTGGGCAAAAGGACAACTGGAG aagCCAAATTCTGTTTGCAGTGAAAGTTGTCTCCCAGGCACTAGGAAGGCTGCACAAAAAGGAAGACCAGTCTGCTGTTATGACTGTATTCCATGTGCAGAAGGAGAAATCAGTAATGAGACAG ATTCAAATAACTGCAAGCAGTGTCCACGGGAATACTGGTCTAATGCTGAGAAAACTAAATGTGTGTTAAAGGCTGTAGAGTTTCTGTCATTCACAGAAGTTATGGGTATAGTGCTAGCCTTTTTTTCACTCTTCGGAGCAGGATTAACTGCGTTGGTGGCCATCCTGTTTTACAGAATGAGAGACACCCCCATAGTTAAAGCCAACAACTCAGAGCTGAGTTTCCTGCTACTCTTCTCTCTGACTCTTTGTTTCCTCTGTTCACTTACTTTCATTGGTCAGCCTAATGAGTGGTCCTGTATGTTGCGTCACACAGCATTTGGGATCACTTTTGTTctctgtatctcctgtgttctGGGTAAAACAATAGTGGTATTAATGGCCTTCAAGGCTACACTTCCAGGAAGTAATGTCATGAAATGGTTTGGACCTGCACAACAACGACTCAGTGTTCTTGCCCTTACATTTATACAAATTCTTATATGTGTGCTATGGCTAACAATTTCACCTCCATTTCcatacaaaaatatgaaatattttaaggAAAAGATCATTCTTGAGTGCAGTTTGGGTTCTTCTATAAGTTTCTGGGCTGTTTTGGGTTATATTGGCCTACTGGCTGTTTTGTGCTTCATTTTGGCTTTTCTGGCTCGCACATTGCCTGACAACTTCAATGAAGCCAAATTCATCACATTCAGTATGCTAATATTCTGTgctgtatggatcacatttatACCAGCTTATGTCAGTTCCCCTGGAAAATATACTGTAGCGGTGGAGATATTTGCCATTTTAGCCTCAAGCTTTGGTTTACTATTCTGCATATTTGCACCTAAATGTTATATCATCCTTCTTAAGCCTGACCAAAATACAAAGAAACATATGATGggaaaaacattttaa